One window from the genome of Streptomyces sp. WZ-12 encodes:
- a CDS encoding HtaA domain-containing protein — MLPRRPARGHPRDRARARGRFRAHGRALALALLTALLGGLLPLTTATTAWAGQRPVSGGRLDWAVKSSFQAYVTGPIAQGSWGLSQGAATVGANQFRFHSATGDYDPATGALTAGFSGAVRFTGHRTPDGGFELDLTISRPQVVVAGGSGTLYADLTSKAKGTGKVTAATRVPLASLNLGGVDTRGGASPIALNNVPATLTSQGARAFAGYYPAGTALDPVSLSADVKATAGDGGAKGRSGDAQDKDGRRSNDKPGAFTDAAVDWGVRRTFREYVTGDIAKGRWRLSDGAQDGGAVFRFPRGKGSYDPQHAILDAEFTGGVRFTGAHLDLALSRFAVKVADGRGTLSATVTTSGTTTDRTPLATFDAKDLKPEDGLAALTEAPTRLTAEGAKAFGGMYQAGTEMDPVSLAVAVDAKAALPALPNLGSDPTPPTHPSAKPGPRPNTAPVAAADGSTAFPVLPVSLGAGALALAALAFLVLRARRRTPGATPPPAHD; from the coding sequence CTGCTGCCCCGCAGACCGGCCCGCGGCCATCCCCGCGACCGAGCCCGCGCACGCGGCCGTTTCCGCGCCCATGGCCGCGCACTCGCCCTCGCACTCCTGACGGCACTGCTGGGCGGACTGCTCCCCCTCACCACCGCCACCACCGCATGGGCCGGGCAACGCCCGGTCTCCGGCGGCAGACTGGACTGGGCCGTCAAGTCCTCCTTCCAGGCATACGTCACCGGGCCGATCGCGCAGGGGAGTTGGGGCCTGAGCCAAGGGGCCGCCACGGTCGGCGCCAACCAGTTCCGGTTCCACTCCGCCACCGGCGACTACGACCCCGCCACCGGCGCGCTGACCGCCGGCTTCTCCGGCGCCGTGCGCTTCACCGGACACCGCACACCAGACGGCGGCTTCGAGCTGGACCTGACCATCAGCCGACCCCAGGTCGTCGTCGCCGGCGGCAGCGGCACCCTCTACGCCGACCTGACCAGCAAGGCGAAGGGCACCGGAAAGGTCACCGCGGCCACCCGGGTGCCGCTGGCCTCCTTGAACCTCGGCGGCGTGGACACCCGCGGCGGCGCCAGCCCCATCGCCCTCAACAACGTTCCCGCCACGCTCACTTCACAGGGCGCGCGGGCCTTCGCCGGGTACTACCCGGCCGGCACCGCCCTGGACCCGGTGAGCCTGTCGGCCGACGTCAAGGCAACCGCCGGCGACGGCGGGGCGAAGGGCCGGAGCGGCGACGCGCAGGACAAGGACGGCCGCCGGAGCAACGACAAGCCGGGCGCCTTCACCGACGCCGCCGTCGACTGGGGCGTGCGTCGCACCTTCCGCGAGTACGTCACCGGCGACATCGCCAAGGGCAGGTGGCGACTGTCCGACGGCGCCCAGGACGGCGGCGCGGTCTTCCGCTTCCCCCGCGGCAAGGGCAGCTACGACCCCCAACACGCCATCCTGGACGCCGAGTTCACCGGAGGCGTGCGCTTCACCGGCGCCCACCTCGACCTCGCGCTGAGCCGGTTCGCCGTGAAGGTTGCGGACGGCAGGGGCACGCTCTCCGCAACGGTCACCACCTCCGGCACCACGACGGACCGCACACCGCTGGCCACCTTCGACGCCAAGGACCTCAAGCCCGAGGACGGCCTGGCGGCACTGACCGAAGCACCCACCCGGCTCACCGCGGAAGGCGCCAAGGCGTTCGGCGGGATGTACCAGGCGGGCACGGAGATGGACCCCGTTTCGCTCGCCGTCGCCGTAGACGCCAAGGCCGCGCTCCCCGCCCTCCCCAACCTGGGCAGCGACCCCACACCGCCCACCCACCCGTCGGCCAAACCGGGTCCGCGGCCCAACACCGCCCCCGTCGCAGCGGCAGACGGCTCCACCGCCTTCCCCGTCCTCCCGGTATCCCTCGGAGCCGGCGCGCTCGCCCTGGCGGCCCTCGCCTTCCTGGTACTGCGCGCCCGCCGCCGTACGCCCGGGGCCACCCCGCCCCCGGCCCACGACTGA
- a CDS encoding Acg family FMN-binding oxidoreductase, whose translation MLTHSTLDDTAIKSLVTDATMAPSMHNAQPWHLEYSRSSRTLLLFADLDRAIPLADPTNRALHLGCGAALLNLRAAAAHAGHRTVTTLLPVPNTPTLLASLRLDELHEPRDAGLSELHHALRTRHTSRAPFSERRVPAGLRATLSGAAAGEGARLAFLTTPHREAVLDLILNAEGYDRMDDGREVEQRGWTRDTSAASPADGIPECAFGPAKRGGAAPLRDFAGRRPIPGRPYADFEQSPQLASLSTTHDAPADWLRAGQALQRVLLLATHQGLASSFATQPLEWPDLRWLLRDPRSGAGHVQMILRLGYGPHGTRTPRRPVDEVLTITP comes from the coding sequence GTGCTCACCCACTCCACCCTCGACGACACCGCCATCAAGTCGCTGGTGACCGACGCCACCATGGCGCCCTCGATGCACAACGCCCAACCATGGCACCTCGAATACTCCCGTTCATCGCGCACCCTGCTGCTCTTCGCCGACCTGGACCGCGCGATACCACTGGCCGATCCCACCAACCGCGCGCTCCATCTCGGCTGCGGCGCGGCCCTGTTGAACCTCCGCGCCGCGGCGGCGCACGCCGGTCACCGCACCGTCACCACGCTGCTGCCAGTCCCGAACACCCCCACCCTCCTCGCCTCGTTACGCTTAGACGAACTCCACGAGCCCCGGGACGCGGGCCTGTCCGAGCTCCACCACGCACTCCGCACCCGCCACACCAGCCGCGCCCCCTTCTCCGAACGACGCGTCCCAGCCGGCCTCCGCGCGACCCTGTCCGGCGCCGCGGCCGGCGAAGGGGCGCGGCTGGCGTTCCTGACCACCCCGCACCGCGAGGCCGTGCTCGACCTCATCCTCAACGCCGAGGGCTACGACCGCATGGACGACGGCCGCGAGGTCGAACAGCGCGGTTGGACCCGCGACACCTCCGCCGCATCGCCGGCGGACGGGATCCCGGAGTGCGCCTTCGGCCCCGCCAAACGCGGCGGCGCGGCCCCGCTGCGGGACTTCGCCGGCCGCCGCCCGATCCCCGGACGCCCCTACGCCGACTTCGAGCAGAGCCCGCAACTGGCCTCCCTCAGCACCACCCACGACGCCCCGGCCGACTGGCTGCGCGCGGGCCAGGCACTCCAACGCGTCCTGCTCCTCGCCACCCACCAAGGGCTCGCCAGCTCCTTCGCCACCCAGCCCCTGGAATGGCCCGACCTGCGCTGGCTGCTGCGCGACCCACGCTCCGGCGCCGGCCACGTCCAGATGATCCTGCGCCTCGGCTACGGCCCCCACGGCACAAGAACACCGCGCCGACCGGTGGACGAGGTCCTGACGATCACGCCATGA
- a CDS encoding nitrilase-related carbon-nitrogen hydrolase, translated as MATQQAAAAARAPRRTVTAAVVQAAAPLFDTQAALARADELIREAVADHGAQVIVLPEAFLGGYPKGLDFDVTVGMRTPAGRELFRRYHDAAINVPGPETDHLAGLTRELDCHAVVGAVERQGGTLYCVALYFGPDGYLGLHRKLMPTAAERYLWGQGDGSTLPVVDTGAARLGAAICWENYMPLFRTAMYAKGVDLWCAPTVDDRDAWQVTMRHIALEGRCFVLSANQYLRRDGLPADLHPTQGDAPDTVIIGGGSVIVSPLGEVLAGPLRDGEGILSAELDLDDLTRARFDFDPTGHYARPDVFTLHVDESAHHAVIQG; from the coding sequence ATGGCCACTCAGCAAGCCGCCGCCGCGGCCCGCGCCCCCCGCCGCACCGTGACCGCCGCCGTCGTTCAGGCAGCCGCCCCGCTCTTCGACACCCAGGCCGCCCTGGCCCGCGCCGACGAACTCATCCGCGAGGCCGTCGCCGACCACGGCGCGCAAGTCATCGTCCTCCCCGAGGCGTTCCTCGGTGGCTACCCCAAGGGTCTGGACTTCGACGTCACGGTCGGCATGCGCACCCCGGCCGGCCGCGAGCTCTTCCGCCGCTACCACGACGCCGCCATCAACGTCCCCGGCCCCGAGACCGACCACCTCGCCGGCCTCACCCGGGAACTCGACTGCCACGCCGTCGTCGGCGCCGTCGAACGACAGGGCGGCACCCTCTACTGCGTCGCCCTCTACTTCGGCCCCGACGGCTACCTGGGCCTGCACCGCAAGCTCATGCCGACCGCCGCCGAACGGTACCTGTGGGGCCAGGGCGACGGCTCCACCCTCCCGGTCGTCGACACCGGCGCCGCCCGCCTCGGCGCCGCCATCTGCTGGGAGAACTACATGCCGCTGTTCCGCACGGCCATGTACGCCAAGGGCGTCGACCTGTGGTGCGCACCGACCGTCGACGACCGCGATGCCTGGCAGGTCACCATGCGCCACATCGCCCTGGAAGGCCGCTGCTTCGTCCTCAGCGCCAACCAGTACCTGCGCCGCGACGGCCTCCCCGCCGACCTCCACCCCACCCAGGGCGACGCGCCCGACACCGTCATCATCGGCGGCGGTTCCGTCATCGTCTCCCCACTCGGCGAGGTCCTCGCCGGCCCGCTGCGCGACGGCGAAGGCATCCTCTCCGCCGAACTCGACCTCGACGACCTCACCCGCGCCCGCTTCGACTTCGACCCCACCGGCCACTATGCCCGCCCCGACGTCTTCACCCTGCACGTCGACGAGTCCGCTCACCACGCCGTCATCCAGGGCTGA
- a CDS encoding GNAT family N-acetyltransferase: MTELQRLHAGHSSALLAFELANRAYFAASISDRGDDFFEEFAERLDALLVEQEADVCACHVLVAEDGSVVGRFNLMDIERERGTAVLGYRVARHVTGRGVATAAVGDLCRLARARHGLRTLRAAAAHANVASQRVLSKAGFVPIGAADPAHLGGKPGSWYQRDLGAEP; encoded by the coding sequence ATGACTGAGTTGCAGCGGCTGCATGCTGGTCACTCCTCGGCGCTCCTGGCCTTCGAGTTGGCGAACCGCGCCTACTTCGCCGCCTCGATTTCCGACCGTGGTGATGACTTCTTCGAGGAGTTCGCCGAACGGCTCGATGCGTTGTTGGTCGAGCAGGAGGCGGATGTCTGTGCCTGCCATGTGCTCGTTGCGGAGGACGGCTCGGTGGTTGGCAGGTTCAACCTGATGGACATCGAGCGGGAGCGCGGCACTGCGGTGCTTGGCTACCGGGTTGCGCGGCATGTCACGGGGCGTGGTGTGGCGACCGCCGCCGTTGGGGACTTGTGCCGGCTGGCGAGGGCGAGACATGGGCTGCGCACGCTCAGGGCGGCCGCTGCCCATGCGAATGTCGCGTCGCAGCGGGTGCTGAGCAAGGCCGGGTTCGTGCCGATCGGCGCCGCCGACCCGGCACACCTCGGGGGCAAGCCGGGCAGTTGGTACCAACGTGACCTTGGTGCTGAGCCGTAG
- a CDS encoding DUF2231 domain-containing protein has protein sequence MGPTLINGIPAHVLFVHLVVVLVPLTALAVVLCAVWPGLARRFGPALPVLGVVTLASVPITTHAGEWLKHHVDGDPLVRKHAELGDGLLPWVAGLFVLAAALWWMHRRTGAALSGDADASATAAEAAGQRSTTRAPGALRVVAVVLSLVVGAGAVVQTYRIGDSGAQAAWHDNFSTTRHG, from the coding sequence ATGGGGCCGACATTGATCAACGGGATACCCGCGCATGTGCTCTTCGTGCATCTCGTGGTGGTGCTCGTGCCGTTGACGGCGCTGGCAGTGGTGCTCTGCGCTGTGTGGCCCGGCCTGGCCCGGCGATTCGGCCCCGCCCTGCCGGTGTTGGGCGTCGTGACCCTGGCCAGTGTGCCGATCACCACCCATGCGGGAGAGTGGCTCAAGCACCACGTCGACGGTGACCCGTTGGTACGCAAGCACGCCGAGTTGGGCGACGGGCTGCTGCCTTGGGTGGCGGGCCTGTTCGTGCTGGCGGCGGCACTGTGGTGGATGCACCGCCGTACCGGGGCAGCGCTCTCGGGCGACGCCGATGCTTCCGCCACGGCGGCCGAGGCCGCAGGGCAACGGTCAACAACGCGCGCACCGGGTGCGCTGCGCGTGGTGGCGGTAGTCCTTTCGCTGGTGGTGGGCGCCGGCGCGGTGGTGCAGACCTATCGCATCGGGGACTCGGGAGCCCAGGCAGCCTGGCACGACAACTTCTCCACCACGCGTCACGGATGA
- a CDS encoding VOC family protein: MTGTSSHSLKPSAGKIVCHAMWAQDGRELAEFYAAALGTEVSQTFPGEDGNDAAFAFYLGEAMYLFYTSASFVAPNWPQDDLPFHLDLMFDDVASAEKQLLQMGATKPAHQPGGRRWTVLLDPSGQPFCLHASS; the protein is encoded by the coding sequence ATGACCGGCACCAGTTCCCACAGCCTCAAGCCCTCGGCGGGAAAGATCGTCTGCCATGCGATGTGGGCCCAGGACGGCCGCGAGCTCGCCGAGTTCTACGCCGCTGCCCTCGGTACCGAGGTTTCCCAGACCTTCCCCGGCGAAGACGGCAACGACGCCGCCTTCGCCTTCTACCTCGGCGAGGCGATGTACCTCTTCTACACCTCCGCCTCCTTCGTCGCCCCTAACTGGCCGCAGGACGACCTGCCGTTCCACCTGGACTTGATGTTCGACGACGTAGCGTCGGCGGAGAAACAGCTCCTACAGATGGGGGCGACCAAGCCGGCCCACCAGCCAGGCGGCCGGCGTTGGACCGTCCTCCTCGATCCTTCCGGACAGCCGTTCTGCCTCCACGCCAGCAGCTAG
- the htpG gene encoding molecular chaperone HtpG has product MPTETFEFQVEARQLLQLMIHSVYSNKDVFLRELVSNASDALDKLRLEKLKDDALDADVSDLHVEIDIDKDARTLTVRDNGVGMSYDEVGQLIGTIANSGTAKFLQELREAKDAAGEEGLIGQFGVGFYSGFMVADEVTLVTRRAGEGQGTRWSSRGEGTYTLEAVEGAPQGTSVTLHLKPADPENQLHDYTSPWKIKEIIKRYSDFITWPIRMAAEAPAATGEGDEDAEGSEGGKAPEPETLNSTKALWARSRDEVSEDEYHELYKHIGHDWREPLETIRLQAEGTFEYQALLFLPAHAPHDLFTREYKRGVQLYVKRVFIMDDCEALLPPYLRFVKGVVDAADLSLNVSREILQQDRQIERMRRRLTKKVLSTVKEMMGKDQERYATFWREFGAVLKEGLVTEPENQEAILAVASFASTHDDTEPTTLKQYVERMKDGQDVIYYLTGESRQAIENSPHMEAFRDRGIEVLLLTDPVDEVWVDAIGEFEGKSLRSVAKGQLDLDGEDEKTSGEEREKQADEYAGLLGWMKEQLDEDIKDVRLSSRLTVSPACVVSDANDPTAALENMYRAMGQEVPRAKRILELNPAHALVKGLNEAYKEREDRTALTETAELLHGLALLAEGGQPKEPARFVKLMAERLERAL; this is encoded by the coding sequence ATGCCGACCGAAACCTTTGAGTTTCAGGTAGAGGCCCGTCAGCTGCTGCAGTTGATGATCCACTCGGTCTACTCGAACAAAGACGTCTTCTTGCGGGAGCTCGTCTCCAACGCCTCCGACGCACTGGACAAGCTGCGTCTGGAGAAGTTGAAGGACGATGCGCTCGACGCCGACGTGTCCGATCTGCACGTCGAGATCGACATCGACAAGGACGCCCGCACGCTGACCGTGCGGGACAACGGTGTCGGGATGTCGTACGACGAAGTCGGCCAACTCATCGGCACGATCGCCAACTCGGGCACCGCGAAGTTCCTCCAGGAGCTGCGGGAGGCCAAGGACGCGGCCGGGGAGGAGGGGCTCATCGGCCAGTTCGGCGTCGGGTTCTACTCCGGCTTCATGGTGGCGGACGAGGTCACCCTGGTGACCCGGCGGGCCGGCGAGGGCCAGGGCACCCGTTGGTCGTCGCGGGGCGAGGGCACGTACACCCTGGAGGCGGTCGAGGGCGCGCCGCAGGGCACCTCGGTCACGCTCCACCTCAAGCCGGCCGACCCGGAGAACCAGCTCCACGACTACACCTCCCCGTGGAAGATCAAGGAGATCATCAAGCGCTACTCGGACTTCATCACCTGGCCCATCCGGATGGCGGCCGAGGCTCCCGCCGCGACCGGCGAGGGCGACGAGGACGCCGAGGGCAGTGAGGGCGGCAAGGCGCCCGAACCCGAGACGCTCAACTCCACCAAGGCGCTGTGGGCGCGTTCGCGCGACGAGGTGTCCGAGGACGAGTACCACGAGCTGTACAAGCACATCGGCCATGACTGGCGCGAGCCGCTGGAGACGATCCGACTCCAGGCGGAGGGCACCTTCGAGTACCAGGCCCTGTTGTTCCTGCCGGCGCACGCTCCCCACGACCTGTTCACGCGGGAGTACAAGCGTGGGGTGCAGCTCTACGTCAAGCGCGTGTTCATCATGGACGACTGCGAGGCGCTGCTGCCGCCGTACCTCCGCTTCGTCAAGGGCGTCGTCGACGCGGCGGACCTCTCGCTCAACGTCTCCCGCGAGATCCTCCAGCAGGACCGTCAGATCGAGCGGATGCGGCGCCGGTTGACGAAGAAGGTGCTGTCCACCGTCAAGGAGATGATGGGCAAGGACCAGGAGCGGTACGCCACGTTCTGGCGGGAGTTCGGCGCGGTCCTGAAGGAGGGGCTGGTCACCGAGCCGGAGAACCAGGAGGCCATCCTCGCCGTCGCGTCGTTCGCGAGCACGCACGACGACACCGAGCCGACCACGCTCAAGCAGTACGTGGAGCGGATGAAGGACGGTCAGGACGTCATCTACTACCTGACCGGCGAGTCCCGGCAGGCCATCGAGAACTCCCCGCACATGGAGGCGTTCCGGGACCGGGGCATCGAGGTGCTGCTGCTCACCGACCCGGTGGACGAGGTGTGGGTCGACGCCATCGGCGAGTTCGAGGGCAAGTCGCTGCGGTCCGTCGCCAAGGGGCAGCTCGACCTCGATGGGGAGGACGAGAAGACCTCCGGCGAGGAGCGGGAGAAGCAGGCCGATGAGTACGCCGGGCTGCTCGGCTGGATGAAGGAGCAGTTGGACGAGGACATCAAGGACGTGCGCCTGTCCTCCCGCCTCACCGTCTCCCCGGCCTGCGTCGTCTCCGACGCGAACGACCCGACGGCGGCGCTGGAGAACATGTACCGCGCGATGGGCCAGGAAGTGCCGCGCGCCAAGCGGATCCTGGAGCTCAACCCGGCTCACGCGCTGGTGAAGGGCCTCAACGAGGCGTACAAGGAGCGCGAGGACCGCACGGCGCTGACCGAGACCGCCGAGCTGCTGCACGGCCTGGCGCTGCTCGCCGAGGGCGGCCAGCCGAAGGAACCTGCGCGGTTCGTCAAGCTGATGGCGGAGCGTCTGGAGCGCGCGCTGTAG
- the rdmE gene encoding aklavinone 12-hydroxylase RdmE has product MGDRVSVLVVGAGLAGLSSAMFLAQRGVDVLLVERRSGTSPFPRAVGQNQRTMELLGFGGVADAVRACGPAATGFRVRIAASLRGPAFKEAVHDDVVADAGALSPAVWGMAGQDKAEPVLRQRAEELGAQLRFGIELVSFAEDATGLTAVLRERGGELTTEVRADYLVAADGARSGVREALGVNRHGPGGLSHNINMIFDADLSELIDHERPTLHIVRNGQVAGVFAPVDTVNGRHLFSTSYDPDKGQSPADFTPGRCTELIRTLTELPELEVRIRAVQPWEMAAAVADRFRVGRVLLAGDAAKVTPPIGGFGGNTAIGDAFDLAWKLAAVLDGSAGPGLLDSYDAERRSIAERVVAESLRLRDTREFSSPGKDTEQVPEQVSEQQKAIELTLGFRYRSDAVLTEDADPADAEDPYEPTGRPGFRAPHVWLRNRDSEQVSTVDLFGRGFVLLSGVTGGFWTDAAKQVAANLGVAVRTHLIGMELTDTDGRFHPRYGIDTSGASLVRPDGVVAWRSAAAPDNPVRTLSHVLTAVLARESEGGASAPRRPKAVASE; this is encoded by the coding sequence ATGGGTGACCGGGTGTCAGTTCTGGTCGTCGGCGCTGGACTGGCCGGCCTGTCCAGCGCAATGTTCCTGGCTCAGCGGGGAGTTGATGTGCTGCTGGTGGAGCGGCGCTCCGGCACTTCGCCGTTCCCACGGGCGGTGGGGCAGAACCAGCGCACGATGGAGTTGTTGGGGTTCGGTGGGGTCGCCGACGCGGTGCGGGCGTGTGGGCCCGCGGCGACGGGGTTCCGGGTCCGGATCGCGGCCAGTTTGCGCGGGCCCGCCTTCAAGGAGGCCGTCCACGACGACGTCGTCGCCGATGCGGGTGCCCTGTCCCCGGCGGTGTGGGGCATGGCCGGCCAGGACAAGGCGGAGCCGGTGTTGCGGCAGCGCGCCGAGGAACTCGGTGCCCAACTGCGCTTCGGCATCGAGTTGGTGTCGTTCGCCGAGGACGCGACCGGGTTGACGGCGGTGCTGCGCGAGCGCGGCGGCGAGTTGACGACGGAGGTGCGCGCCGACTATCTCGTCGCGGCGGACGGCGCCCGCAGCGGGGTGCGGGAGGCGCTCGGCGTCAACCGGCACGGTCCGGGCGGCCTCTCGCACAACATCAACATGATCTTCGACGCCGATCTCAGTGAGCTGATCGACCATGAGCGGCCCACGTTGCACATAGTGCGCAACGGCCAGGTCGCCGGCGTGTTCGCCCCCGTCGACACCGTCAACGGGCGGCATCTGTTCAGCACTTCGTACGATCCGGACAAGGGCCAGTCGCCCGCGGACTTCACCCCTGGCCGGTGCACCGAGCTGATCCGGACGCTCACCGAACTGCCTGAACTTGAGGTACGGATCAGGGCCGTGCAGCCGTGGGAGATGGCGGCGGCGGTGGCGGACCGGTTCCGAGTGGGGCGGGTGCTGCTGGCCGGTGACGCGGCGAAGGTGACCCCGCCGATCGGCGGGTTCGGCGGCAACACCGCTATCGGCGACGCCTTCGACCTGGCGTGGAAGCTCGCGGCGGTGCTCGACGGTTCGGCCGGTCCTGGGCTGCTCGACAGCTACGACGCCGAGCGGCGCTCGATCGCCGAGCGGGTCGTGGCCGAGTCGTTGCGGTTGCGGGACACCCGCGAGTTCTCGTCGCCCGGCAAGGACACCGAGCAGGTCCCCGAGCAGGTCTCCGAGCAGCAGAAGGCCATCGAGCTCACGCTCGGGTTCCGCTACCGCTCGGATGCGGTGCTCACCGAGGACGCCGACCCCGCCGACGCGGAGGACCCGTACGAGCCGACCGGACGCCCCGGATTCCGCGCGCCACACGTGTGGTTGCGCAACCGGGACAGCGAGCAGGTCTCCACGGTGGACCTGTTCGGACGCGGCTTCGTGCTGCTGTCCGGTGTGACGGGTGGCTTCTGGACCGATGCGGCCAAGCAGGTCGCCGCGAACCTCGGCGTCGCCGTCCGCACGCACCTGATCGGCATGGAACTGACCGACACCGACGGCCGGTTCCATCCCCGGTACGGGATCGACACTTCTGGAGCCAGCCTGGTCCGGCCGGACGGCGTCGTCGCCTGGCGCAGCGCGGCAGCGCCGGACAACCCGGTGCGGACGCTGTCACACGTGCTCACGGCGGTGTTGGCAAGGGAGTCGGAGGGCGGCGCGTCAGCGCCCCGACGCCCCAAGGCGGTTGCTTCCGAGTAG
- a CDS encoding RICIN domain-containing protein, producing the protein MKRIGRIAAALAAVLGLGFTLSTAAQADPVAPQPYGYGFLAALYKPPSDNGTYFCMDEYRQVNGNGRPVVIKPCMGTWNQFWFWGQDGLIHSTNDGRCLWAHVAGGPSDGPDAAAYDCNGNDPHQRWTLNYDRSLCNAANACLYATGMPGPRGSYHLMGSTPGAAASIYQQFDWHPSASDTPINPDM; encoded by the coding sequence ATGAAGCGCATTGGAAGGATTGCCGCCGCACTGGCGGCCGTGCTCGGCCTCGGCTTCACCCTGTCGACCGCCGCACAGGCGGACCCGGTCGCGCCCCAGCCCTACGGCTACGGCTTCCTCGCGGCCCTCTACAAGCCGCCCTCCGACAACGGCACCTACTTCTGCATGGACGAGTACCGGCAAGTGAACGGCAACGGGCGGCCGGTCGTCATCAAGCCCTGTATGGGCACGTGGAACCAGTTCTGGTTCTGGGGCCAGGACGGCCTCATCCACAGCACCAACGACGGCCGGTGCCTGTGGGCCCACGTCGCCGGCGGGCCGAGCGACGGCCCGGACGCCGCCGCCTACGACTGCAACGGCAACGACCCGCATCAGCGCTGGACGCTCAATTACGACCGCAGCCTCTGCAACGCCGCCAACGCCTGCCTGTACGCAACGGGCATGCCGGGGCCACGCGGCTCGTACCACCTCATGGGCTCCACGCCGGGCGCGGCCGCCAGCATCTACCAGCAGTTCGACTGGCACCCCTCGGCGAGCGACACGCCGATCAACCCCGACATGTAG
- a CDS encoding HtaA domain-containing protein → MSVIRRPLVLAAALVTVAGSAVLGLPAAALAAPSAGSGAPSIALKDGTLDWGVKESFRRYVTGLALGTITAADGAQQAAGNGPFTFTGGTGHYDLSTHAVATTFQGSVRFTSKLHGFDIRLADVKVSTDAATKGVSGAITADVTAGGKTRDDVPLASLDLSKVRPESGAGGAMTFAKIPTKLTAQGAEAFNGMYQEGQELDPATLIVRPDGGGPGKPEQPGEPEKPGKPNQPGEPSKPSDDRRPSPTPTDKPSTGAKPQSESGSGSGSTAPRNPGTVYDGNLDWGVKKKFRDYVNGPIAHGKAELSGGTTPTASGYRFPKGHGTRDAQKAMLAAEFNGAVRFTGHGGALDLTFSNLRIKASNGKGTLIADVASKPRSADGNAPTKVVDTPNTAIADLKLPSGALTATRGVITLKNIPATLTAAGSKAFSGMYPAGEPLDPVNASLAVDSNAQLPSPATGSAGTTDADASPGPVSADGTGGAPGAASFTSGNTAGGTASLAATGSALPTAPLLGTAAALVVTGVATAYATRRRGATAR, encoded by the coding sequence ATGTCCGTCATACGCCGTCCCCTCGTCCTGGCCGCCGCCCTCGTCACCGTCGCCGGCAGCGCGGTCCTGGGCCTGCCGGCCGCCGCCCTCGCCGCGCCCTCTGCCGGCTCCGGCGCCCCCTCGATCGCGCTCAAGGACGGAACCCTCGACTGGGGAGTCAAGGAGTCCTTCCGCAGATACGTCACGGGCCTGGCACTCGGCACGATCACGGCCGCGGACGGCGCCCAACAGGCCGCGGGCAACGGCCCGTTCACCTTCACCGGCGGCACCGGCCACTACGACCTGAGCACCCATGCCGTGGCCACCACCTTCCAGGGCAGCGTCCGCTTCACGTCCAAGCTGCACGGCTTCGACATCCGGCTCGCCGACGTCAAGGTGTCCACCGACGCGGCCACCAAGGGCGTGTCCGGCGCGATCACCGCCGATGTCACCGCGGGCGGGAAGACCCGGGACGACGTCCCGCTGGCCTCGCTCGACCTCTCCAAGGTCAGACCGGAGAGCGGCGCCGGCGGCGCGATGACCTTCGCGAAGATCCCCACCAAGCTGACGGCCCAGGGCGCCGAGGCGTTCAACGGCATGTACCAGGAGGGACAGGAACTGGACCCGGCCACCCTTATCGTGCGCCCGGACGGCGGCGGCCCGGGCAAGCCGGAACAGCCGGGCGAGCCTGAGAAGCCCGGTAAGCCCAACCAGCCCGGCGAGCCCAGCAAGCCGTCCGACGACCGGCGCCCGTCCCCCACCCCGACCGACAAGCCGTCGACCGGGGCCAAGCCCCAGTCCGAGTCCGGGTCCGGGTCCGGGTCCACCGCGCCCCGCAACCCCGGCACGGTCTACGACGGAAACCTCGACTGGGGCGTCAAGAAGAAGTTCCGCGACTACGTCAACGGCCCCATCGCCCACGGCAAGGCCGAACTCTCCGGCGGCACCACCCCCACCGCCTCCGGCTACCGCTTCCCCAAGGGCCACGGCACTCGCGACGCCCAAAAGGCCATGCTGGCCGCGGAGTTCAACGGCGCGGTGCGCTTCACCGGCCACGGCGGCGCACTGGACCTGACGTTCAGTAACCTCCGCATCAAGGCCAGCAACGGCAAGGGCACGCTGATCGCCGACGTCGCCAGCAAGCCGCGCAGCGCCGACGGCAACGCCCCCACCAAGGTCGTCGACACCCCCAACACCGCAATCGCCGACCTGAAGCTGCCGTCCGGCGCACTCACCGCCACTCGCGGCGTGATCACCCTCAAGAACATCCCGGCGACCCTGACCGCCGCCGGCTCCAAGGCGTTCTCCGGCATGTATCCGGCGGGCGAGCCCCTCGACCCGGTCAACGCCTCGCTCGCCGTCGACTCCAACGCCCAACTCCCCTCCCCCGCAACCGGATCCGCCGGAACCACCGATGCCGACGCCTCCCCCGGCCCGGTCTCCGCCGACGGCACCGGCGGCGCACCCGGCGCCGCCAGCTTCACCAGCGGCAACACCGCCGGCGGCACCGCGTCCCTGGCCGCCACCGGCAGCGCCCTGCCCACCGCGCCCCTGCTCGGCACCGCCGCCGCCCTCGTGGTCACCGGCGTCGCCACCGCCTACGCCACCCGCCGCCGCGGCGCCACTGCCCGCTGA